The nucleotide window CAACTGCTGCTCAACTACATTTTCCAAGCGATGTTGCCCTGGATACTGCGGGCAATATCTATATAGTAGATCATAGAAATGACCGCATTAGAAAGGTAGACATCACCACTGGGGTAATCTCTACCAAAAAAATCATGGGCGATGTCTACGATATAGCTTTGGATGCCAACAACAATATTTATGCCGTCAATGATGTTGATAAGTACGTTCGTAAAATAGATGCTACTACAGGCAGTATCACCATTTTTGCGGGCGATGGCAACGCACTCAATGACGGAGGACCTGCCCACTTGGCAAGCCTTCGCAATCCGAAAGGCCTGGCGATTGATGCCGCAGGCAATGTATACATCGCCGATGTTTTGGATGACCGCATACGCAAGGTAGACGCCCGCACGGGCATCATTACTACCATTGCGGGTACGGGCGCAGGCGGTTACAGCGGCGACGGAGGAGTGGCGACAAGTGCCAGAATTAACTACCCATTCAGAGTAGCAGTAGATGCATTAGGGAATGTATATTTTACAGATTGGGATAATGATGCCCTACGTAAACTTACTCCTTTGCTTCCCCCTTTGGAGGTAAAGCAAGGGGTGGCGGTGGTGGCCAACAAAAGCAAGGTTGATTTTGGCAGCCAGGTGTTGAATGCTACCAAAAAGCTGGAGTTTGTCATCAAAAATAAGGGGAAAGACACCCTTTTACTCACCAACCTAAAGGTAACAGGCGACTTCAGCACTGCCGATGCTTCTTCGCTGACAGTGCCCGGCCAAGACAGTATTGTGATCCAGGTGGCTATGAATACCAGCAGTCCGGGCGACAAAGCCGGGGCTTTGAGCTTTTTGAGCAACAACTTGGTGCACGCTAGTTTTGGGCTTCAACTGACCGGAAAAGTAAGGAACGATCAAACGATTAGCTTTGGCTTGGGCAGCGATGCCACCAAAAAGGTGGGCGAGGCTGCTTTTGCCCTTACTGGCACTGCCAGTTCAGGTTTGGCGGTCAGCTTTAGTAGTAGCAATACTTCGGTGGCCACCATTTCCGGAAACCTTGTTACCATTGTAGGGGCAGGCACTGCCACCATTACGGCAACCCAGGCAGGCAACGACAATTATGCCCCCGCCCCCGCAGTAGCCCGTACATTGACCGTAAACAAACACGCCCAGGTAGTGAGCTTTGATCTGGGCAGCGATGCCAGCAAAAAGGTGGGGGCTCCTGTGTTTACCCTTACTGGCACCGCCAGCTCAGGTTTGGCAGTAAGCTTTAGTAGCAGCAATGCTTCGGTGGTGATTGTGTCGGGGAACCTGGCAGTCATTGTAGGGGCAGGCACCGCCACCGTTACGGCAAATCAGGCAGGCAATGAAAAGTATGCGTCTGCGCCCGCCATTGCCCGTACATTGACAGTGACCAAAAAAACTCAGACGATTAGCTTTAGCCTGGGCGACCATGCCATTAAAAACATGGGTGACCCCCCTTTTGAGCTGATGGCCACCGGGAGTGCTTCGGGCAATCCTGTCACCTTTACGAGTAGCAATACCGAGGTAGTGACTATTTCGGGAAATATGGCCACTATTGTAGGAGGAGGCACTGCCACCATTACGGCAAGCCAGGCTGGAGATGCCGCCCATGAAGCTGCCCCGGATGTGGCGCATACCCTGACGGTGAACCTGGTGTCTGCTTTGTCCGAAGATCCTACCCAGGAGCGGGTGGTGATGTTTCCTAACCCGGTGTCGGGCAGTGCTTTTTTGACGGTATTGTTGGGCACCAGGGCAAAGCACGAGAAAGTAAGCCTGCAAATGTTTGACCGACAGGGCAAAAAAGTACAGGAGCTAACCCCCGCCTTACAAAATGGCAAAGTTCGGGTGCCGGTGGGTGGTCTGGTAGCGGGTGTTTATACCCTAAAAATAAAAATAGGAAAAGAGTTGATTACTCGTCGATTAATAGTTTACTAGCCTGATAACTTACGGCGAGTTTCAAAAAGCTCCTTTGTGTTTACAAAGGAGCTTTTTTTTATTTAATGAGGTGAATTACGAATGGGCGCAAAGCTTTTTAATTACGAATTACGAATTGGCTCAAGCGACGCTAAAAGCCCCCTACAAACAGCCAAACAAAAGCTAAAGGCTCATCGTAGCTCAAGAAAAAACTATCGTTTACCGACTTTTAACTACGCTTTTCATAAGTCAATGAAAATCAACGTGATAAAAAAGTGTAGTTACCTGTGAACCGAATCTACAGCAATTTGCTGTGATGAGCTCAACGCAGTTAAACAGGGTACCTAGAACCTAGCACCTAGCCGCTAGAACCCTGCAGGCGCTATGGACTATTGTTTTAAGAAAACATACACCTATACTCTATACTATGATAGACATTCCTCCTCATTTTTTTGAGGTTACCTACCAAGGTGCTCACTACCCTGGGTCGCCCAAAGTAAACGGCTTGCAGGGTGGTGCCAATTGCCAGGTGTTTGCCTACGAGCTGTTGCGTCACCACGGGCTGAAAGTGCCCGATTTTCGCTCAAGCGATTTGTGGGAAGACACCATACATACCCAGCAAGTAACTCATCTACAGCCATTAGACATTTTGTTATGGAACAAAACTCCTAACTCGTGGGGTGCCCACGTAGGCGTATATATAGGCAACAATCAAGCAGTGCACTTGTCTAAAGTCAACCATACGGCGGTTATCTGGACACTGGAGCATTTTCTGGAACAACCTGCTTACAAGGTGTTTATTGGTGCCAAACGAATATTAAACAATGATGCATAGCCTCGATAGGGGCAAATCCTTAGGTGCCGATGTATATTGGTGTGAGTGATCTTTCATAAATAATTTGAGCCATTAAAGTGTATCTATTGCCCTCATTCTTCTCAAAAAAAAAGCTTCATAGCTTTGGCTATGCACCGTTTTTTTTGAATCGTCTGAGAACAATATATTTTCTTGAATTGGCACATCTTATTTTTTCCAGATCACTTAGATATAAGCGGGCTATCAAACTGGGTTTTAGGGGGTGAATAAAAACGCCCCGCATTTCAACCTTAAATCCGTATAGCCTTATTATTTTTCAATGTTGAATTAGGGCTGTTCAGAGAAATATTATCTATTCTCTTTTCAGTCTTTTTTTTGCTTTTTTTAGAAACCATTGACTCAGGTCTGGACTTTCCATCATTTCTACTATAATCAAAAGATAGATGTCTTCCAAAAAGAGTTTTTTGGCTCTTTTATATGTTTTGATGGCATTTTTTTGTTTAAAAATAAGGATCATCATTGCTGCAATAAGCTTTACATAAATCATTACTTTTATAGCATTCAGATCATTACAAACAAAGTGTGTAAGGTTCATTTCTTGTTTTAAAAACCTGAAAATCACTTCTATATCCCATCTCATCAAGTAAACCTGAGCCACCACTTCTGCGGGTAAATCCCAAAGATTGCTCAGGATAAAAAGGTGCTTCCCCGTTTCCTTAACTCTAAACTCTATCAACCTAAACTCATGCTCCATTGAATTGGTAGGTTGTCCACGCTCAAATAATTGTACAACACTGTCTTGTATAAAGTCTAAATCAGGGTGGTGGCGATCTAGGAGCTGATGAGGACGATTCACCTGATAACGGGGCTTTTTACCTATATTGGTCACAAACTGTATAGATGCTTCATCAAAATCTTTAAACTTACGACGCCCTTTCAAACCATTATCAAAAACTATAATATCTTGGGAACTGTGTTTTCCCAGATTAATTTGTTCTTGCAAGGCGGTTTCTTCACTTAAATGAGCCTGATCTTGATGGAAACTCACACGGAGACCAAAACCATCAGTGTGCTCAGTAGTCAGTTTTACTTGAAATTTATTTTTAGATGTATTACCTACTTTCATTCCTTGTAATAAATGACCAAATACCTTAATCAAAGTAGAGTCGTAACGTTTGATATGGTAATCAAGAAGCTTTTTCTCTCCATATAAAGCATGAGCTTCTGCAAAAAAATGTTCATATACCTGCTCGATAAAAGGAAGCTTGATATGCCGCAAACGTTCCCGAATACCAGTCCAACCAGCCATTTGTTCGACCATCTCAGATGAAAAACTTTGAAATATAGGATTGCTCATCTCAGATGATATTTCCCGAAGGCTAAGACGCTCATTGTTTAACACGCTGTATAGCAGTAGCTTAATAAATAGTTTGCCTGGTAATTTGCTTACCCACTTATCTACATCAGTAGACTGACTTAAGTTATCAAGCAAATCATCAGGTAGAAGGGAAAATAAATCCGAAACGCTAACTTTACCCATAAATTTAGATATAAGGAGAATGAAGATGAACCAATCAATATATGTTAAAAAATTTCTCTGAACACTCCTAATGTTGAATAATTGATTATCAGCACCCCTGCCTTGGGCAGTGTATCCACGCCCGATCGAAACCTCGAACTTTGCAAGCTTCAGAGGGGGTTCTCAAAAAAAAATGATGTTTTATACCTGCCAGGTATGACAAGCTTGCTCCGAGGACAAGCTTGGAGTTTTGAAACTTTCTCAATAAAAGGGCATAAGTTTATAAATACCGATGCTTTCGGTACGAGAGACGCTTGCGCCAGATAGTGTAGAAAATTGGCACGCATTGCCAATGCGCGCCAAAAGAGTTTTGATTAGTTGATCGCAAAGCGCACTGTATATTGTTGTTTGTTGGCACCCACTACCCGCAATACATACAACCCTGGCTGACAATGGCTCACATCTAGTTGCCATACATTGGCACTGCTGCTTTTGCTTACCTGAGGGGTAAATGTTGTCCCCAACACACTGACTACTTCAAAATACACGTTTTTTTGCAGGCTATTCGGTAGTTTTACCTGCAAACGACCTTTATGTTGGATAGGGTTAGGAAACACTTCTATAGCTACTGCGTCTATTGCCTGCTGAACAACTTGTTGGGTGGCTCGTTGGTGAGCCGCTGTGCCCACTATAGGCGTTGCTACTGCCTGTGGAATCGCCCCATCCAATGCCCTGTTTTTTTGCCCTGCTACTTCATTGTACACAAAGCGCCCATACACTGGGTAATGATCAGACAAGTCGGCAAACACATCTCGCCACTCGGTATTTTCACCTTGGTTGGCATTGTTTACCATGGTAGCCCTGGGACAAAAGGTGCGTTGAAAATGAGTTACTGGCTCATACAGTTGAGCATCGGCAGCGTTGGTATAGTCCCAAAACAAAGCGTAATCTAACTTCTGTTTGTCGCCACCATACACATTTTCTGCCCCAATGGTATAAGGCATGGGGCCTTCCCTTGCCGGGATAAAAGCTTGCAAAAATGTGCGCAAATCGTTTTGCTTGTCCTCTCCTATATTAAAGTCACCCAACATAATGATTCTGCCTTTGCCCCCGGTTTTGCGTAAAACAAAGGCTTTCATGACTGTAAGTTGGTCGCGGCGTACCTCCTGGCAGGTGTTCGTTGAGCCTGCATACAGGTGGGTGTTAAACACATGGTACATTACCCCGTGTTTATTGATTTTAGCATAGTTGATTCCCTTTGCCGCAAACAAGTTTGCCTGGGTAAAGTTGCAAGAGTTGTTAGAGCTAAACACTACCTGGTCTTGGGCAATGATAGGGTACCTTGAGGCAATAAAACTACCGCCATCTTCAGGAAAACCCGACGCGTCGGTTACCTTGGTAGTGCTCCAGCCGCTGGCTTGTAAGTTGTTTTTCAGTTGTTGACGACACTCGTTGTCAAAAGCCTCTTGAAAACCTACCACCTCAAAGTTTTGGAGGCGTTTTGCGGCAAAGGCGTGTCGATTGCAAATGCTTCCGGCAAACAAGCCATACAAGTTATAAGACACCACATTGAGCGTATGTGGATTGGCATAGTCTGCCCCAGGTACTGGGTTATAGTCTAACTCATCCAATACATACACAATGTCGTCGTAGCCACCCGTGTATACCATACGCATAGAAAGCTGGTAACGCTTGCCCTGCATCATAAAAGTACGGCGATGGATGCTACGATTGCTTTGCAGCCCGGTTTGAGTGCTTGCTTGGTTGCTTCCTGCGGCAAACACGGCAAATTCAGACCACATAGTGCTTCCTATCCAGTTGCCATTAAGCTTGACCCCCAACCGTAGCCGATGGTTGCCGGTGGTAACCGTCAGGTAATGCCAAAAATCTACTCCATTAGAAATGCCAGAGTTACGATTGGTCCACAAAAGCTCACGTTTGCGCCCGTAAGCAGGCACATACTTCACTGGCAAACCATACTGTTTATTGAGCGTCAGCGTTCGTCCCGCGCTTTGGTAAGTGATGTTTAGCTCCAGCTCAGTATTGTTTTGTAAATACACGCTGGTTGCTGCCATTGCCCCCAGGCAAGTCAGGCAAACCAGACAAAGGGTTAAGAAATGTTTTTTCATTTTGTTTAGAAGATGTTTAATTTTTAATTGATGACTAAAAGTAACATTTCCTAGAACAAATAGTAACTTTTTGACTGATAGTATAATTGTTTATTAATAAATGATAACAATTCCTTCATACTAAGCTAAAGACACCCCACCACATCTTGCTTTAAGGTTTACCTTCACCCAATAAAAAAAACCTGCCCATATTAAAATGGACAGGCTTTAACAATCTAAACTTAAAAACTAAACCCTATTTGATAGATAGTCGCCTAAAAAAGCGATCAACTACTACACGCACAAATACATGGGAATGGCTCAAACCAAGGAAGTTTTTTTGGTGGAGTCCTTAGGTTCTGATGTTAAGTTGGGAGCTTCTATAGCCTAAAGCTATTAGCCTTTCCGTGCTGCGGAGTGGGGTAAAGCTTCACCAACTTAACTTCTCTGAATCAAGTTTGGCTCACAACTACGAGCTTGCTCTCGGAGAACTATAGGCTTGTGCCTGATGTAGTAAATTCAAGATTGTCTATTTGTTTTTTGCAAAAACGTGAAAGCGGTACGCTTTCTCAATAAAAAGGCACAAGCCTGCTATCTGTTTTATAATACATTGATTTTTAAATACTTATAAAATCGGTATATAGAAGTTGGGAGCTTCTATCGCCTCGGGCGGTGTCTCCACGCCCGATCGAAGTTAAATTAACATAAAGTCTGGAGACTTGCGCCAGATAAGCAACTAAAAAGGAATGTTGAGCACCAAATTAGGATCGGGGCATACCTCCAGGTAATAATCGCGCTCCGACTTGTTGGCTACCCCAATAAAATCTCCCTTTTTGCCCAACATATCGGTAATGAGTTGAAAGTGCAAATGGGGTGTCCAACTGCCGTTGATTTCAGCCACTCCCAGAGTAGCTATTTGTTCGCCTTGCGCTACCTTCTGATCTTCGTATTTGCCATCCAACGACTCCAGGCTCAAGTGCCCATACAAGGTATAAAAAGTAAGTCCTTCTAATTGATGCTCTAAAATAATGGTAGGCCCATAGTCAGCAAAATTGTTGTTGTTCTTAAAACTGTGTACCCTACCCTCGAGCGGCGCAAAAACCGGGGTGTTGGCAGGCATCCAAATATCTATACCGAGGTGAATAGAGCGTACCTCGTCGGTAGAGTGGTACTGCTCGCCTCGTTGGTATATCACCCGCTCTTCGTTGTAGCCTCCGGCGGCTACCCTTACATT belongs to Microscilla marina ATCC 23134 and includes:
- a CDS encoding peptidoglycan DD-metalloendopeptidase family protein codes for the protein MTYSRKELIETLKKHQHNFASTVPVDFQKEDFLTFDFSANNPELKNADFSTVKKMDDYVWGKLKEANVRVAAGGYNEERVIYQRGEQYHSTDEVRSIHLGIDIWMPANTPVFAPLEGRVHSFKNNNNFADYGPTIILEHQLEGLTFYTLYGHLSLESLDGKYEDQKVAQGEQIATLGVAEINGSWTPHLHFQLITDMLGKKGDFIGVANKSERDYYLEVCPDPNLVLNIPF
- a CDS encoding NlpC/P60 family protein, coding for MIDIPPHFFEVTYQGAHYPGSPKVNGLQGGANCQVFAYELLRHHGLKVPDFRSSDLWEDTIHTQQVTHLQPLDILLWNKTPNSWGAHVGVYIGNNQAVHLSKVNHTAVIWTLEHFLEQPAYKVFIGAKRILNNDA
- a CDS encoding IS4 family transposase: MGKVSVSDLFSLLPDDLLDNLSQSTDVDKWVSKLPGKLFIKLLLYSVLNNERLSLREISSEMSNPIFQSFSSEMVEQMAGWTGIRERLRHIKLPFIEQVYEHFFAEAHALYGEKKLLDYHIKRYDSTLIKVFGHLLQGMKVGNTSKNKFQVKLTTEHTDGFGLRVSFHQDQAHLSEETALQEQINLGKHSSQDIIVFDNGLKGRRKFKDFDEASIQFVTNIGKKPRYQVNRPHQLLDRHHPDLDFIQDSVVQLFERGQPTNSMEHEFRLIEFRVKETGKHLFILSNLWDLPAEVVAQVYLMRWDIEVIFRFLKQEMNLTHFVCNDLNAIKVMIYVKLIAAMMILIFKQKNAIKTYKRAKKLFLEDIYLLIIVEMMESPDLSQWFLKKAKKRLKRE
- a CDS encoding T9SS type A sorting domain-containing protein, with protein sequence MKKHFLTLCLVCLTCLGAMAATSVYLQNNTELELNITYQSAGRTLTLNKQYGLPVKYVPAYGRKRELLWTNRNSGISNGVDFWHYLTVTTGNHRLRLGVKLNGNWIGSTMWSEFAVFAAGSNQASTQTGLQSNRSIHRRTFMMQGKRYQLSMRMVYTGGYDDIVYVLDELDYNPVPGADYANPHTLNVVSYNLYGLFAGSICNRHAFAAKRLQNFEVVGFQEAFDNECRQQLKNNLQASGWSTTKVTDASGFPEDGGSFIASRYPIIAQDQVVFSSNNSCNFTQANLFAAKGINYAKINKHGVMYHVFNTHLYAGSTNTCQEVRRDQLTVMKAFVLRKTGGKGRIIMLGDFNIGEDKQNDLRTFLQAFIPAREGPMPYTIGAENVYGGDKQKLDYALFWDYTNAADAQLYEPVTHFQRTFCPRATMVNNANQGENTEWRDVFADLSDHYPVYGRFVYNEVAGQKNRALDGAIPQAVATPIVGTAAHQRATQQVVQQAIDAVAIEVFPNPIQHKGRLQVKLPNSLQKNVYFEVVSVLGTTFTPQVSKSSSANVWQLDVSHCQPGLYVLRVVGANKQQYTVRFAIN
- a CDS encoding NHL domain-containing protein, with translation MKQIYYFFITLLCIVSLEASGQNQYKINTVLSNYDNIWGVAVDAQNNVYVTDAERNRIYRLDAITGVRTIIAGTGTEGYSGDGGPATAAMLDYPTGITVDAAGNVYFADGSNDVVRKIDATTHVISTIAGNGNRGFAGDGGQATAAQLHFPSDVALDTAGNIYIVDHRNDRIRKVDITTGVISTKKIMGDVYDIALDANNNIYAVNDVDKYVRKIDATTGSITIFAGDGNALNDGGPAHLASLRNPKGLAIDAAGNVYIADVLDDRIRKVDARTGIITTIAGTGAGGYSGDGGVATSARINYPFRVAVDALGNVYFTDWDNDALRKLTPLLPPLEVKQGVAVVANKSKVDFGSQVLNATKKLEFVIKNKGKDTLLLTNLKVTGDFSTADASSLTVPGQDSIVIQVAMNTSSPGDKAGALSFLSNNLVHASFGLQLTGKVRNDQTISFGLGSDATKKVGEAAFALTGTASSGLAVSFSSSNTSVATISGNLVTIVGAGTATITATQAGNDNYAPAPAVARTLTVNKHAQVVSFDLGSDASKKVGAPVFTLTGTASSGLAVSFSSSNASVVIVSGNLAVIVGAGTATVTANQAGNEKYASAPAIARTLTVTKKTQTISFSLGDHAIKNMGDPPFELMATGSASGNPVTFTSSNTEVVTISGNMATIVGGGTATITASQAGDAAHEAAPDVAHTLTVNLVSALSEDPTQERVVMFPNPVSGSAFLTVLLGTRAKHEKVSLQMFDRQGKKVQELTPALQNGKVRVPVGGLVAGVYTLKIKIGKELITRRLIVY